In Spirochaetota bacterium, a single genomic region encodes these proteins:
- a CDS encoding AraC family transcriptional regulator, with amino-acid sequence MGRQLPEAIRGLYAEDMSFSAEYPMRMYVRVTPKHGREVKPHFHPSVEIVHFENDSGSVTIDGERYRFGPNKLIIIRPYAIHSYRIERDRERHLILRIDPAVLSDIVRGSVLERLARPFITRFYSFVPLQTVDTAFLRALRSLSANDAISRIGALFALEPFFAALATSGVAAPVFDYVRTMNYLEAHYAEKVTLAMIAEHLNESVSQLSRRFTHAYPAGFADFLGRIRIGKAKVMIAHTDAALGDIAFAVGFSDVAQFTKTFRKFTGLSPREYRKRIAAEA; translated from the coding sequence ATGGGACGACAATTGCCGGAAGCGATCCGCGGATTGTACGCTGAGGACATGAGCTTCAGCGCCGAATACCCCATGCGCATGTACGTGCGCGTAACACCGAAACATGGCCGCGAAGTGAAACCGCATTTCCATCCCTCGGTGGAGATAGTGCATTTCGAGAACGACTCCGGCAGTGTGACCATAGACGGCGAGCGATACCGCTTCGGCCCGAACAAGCTCATCATCATACGCCCGTATGCGATACACTCCTACCGCATCGAGCGCGACCGTGAGCGGCATCTCATACTCCGCATCGACCCCGCGGTCCTCTCCGATATCGTACGCGGGTCCGTGCTTGAACGCCTCGCGCGGCCGTTCATCACGAGGTTCTATTCATTCGTTCCGCTGCAGACGGTTGACACCGCGTTCCTCCGCGCGCTGCGCTCACTCTCCGCGAATGATGCGATATCGCGCATCGGTGCCCTTTTCGCGCTTGAACCGTTCTTCGCCGCGCTTGCAACGTCGGGGGTAGCTGCGCCGGTATTCGACTATGTCCGTACGATGAACTATCTCGAAGCGCATTACGCCGAAAAGGTGACGCTTGCGATGATCGCGGAGCATCTGAACGAGAGCGTATCGCAGCTCTCGCGTCGTTTCACCCATGCGTATCCCGCCGGCTTCGCGGATTTTCTCGGACGCATTCGCATCGGCAAAGCCAAGGTGATGATAGCGCATACCGACGCCGCGCTCGGCGACATCGCCTTTGCGGTCGGCTTCTCGGACGTCGCGCAGTTCACGAAAACGTTCCGTAAGTTCACGGGGCTATCGCCGCGGGAATACCGTAAGCGTATTGCAGCGGAAGCGTGA
- a CDS encoding response regulator has product MKDNLPVVLAIDDEHTIRDLIRYTLEPEKMIVLTAENGKAGLHILETEPVDVIITDLLMPLMTGLEFLREIKNRKSTVPVIIITAYGNIDMAKQILSEGVFKLLEKPLDFSVLVPIVKDALTNPKKKK; this is encoded by the coding sequence GTGAAAGACAATCTGCCGGTAGTACTCGCCATCGACGATGAGCATACGATACGCGACCTCATCCGCTATACCCTTGAACCGGAAAAGATGATCGTGCTCACCGCGGAGAACGGCAAGGCGGGACTCCATATCCTCGAGACCGAACCTGTCGACGTCATCATCACCGACCTCCTCATGCCGCTCATGACGGGACTCGAATTCCTCCGCGAGATAAAGAACCGCAAAAGCACCGTACCGGTGATAATCATAACCGCCTACGGCAACATCGATATGGCGAAGCAGATACTCTCCGAGGGCGTGTTCAAGCTCCTTGAAAAGCCCCTCGATTTCAGCGTGCTCGTTCCCATCGTGAAGGACGCGCTCACGAACCCGAAGAAAAAGAAATAA
- a CDS encoding DUF4405 domain-containing protein, producing MKALMLRIVNLLLFFTLIVQLSTVLLFKVFTLYQTVSEIHEIAGYVMGGLLLLHIVLNWPWIRAQLMRSKK from the coding sequence ATGAAAGCGCTCATGCTCAGGATCGTGAATCTCCTGCTGTTCTTCACGCTCATCGTGCAGCTTTCGACGGTGCTGCTGTTCAAGGTGTTCACCCTCTATCAGACGGTGAGCGAGATACATGAGATAGCAGGCTATGTGATGGGGGGGCTTCTCCTTCTCCATATCGTGCTCAACTGGCCATGGATACGTGCACAGCTTATGCGAAGCAAAAAATAA
- a CDS encoding HAD family phosphatase — protein sequence MKRFSAIISDFDGTLVNSEPCHIHAWEKTIRDTGVTEEVDYAAFIGVPDADEARELIERFSLPFTVDAFLDRHRRDLALFYEKIVPFPRVIDTLSRLESMGIPVACASNSERSFVADVARRTGIDPFVTFYVTGDDVKALKPAPDIYQRACEMLSLPPVRCIAVEDSIAGIIAAKAAGVYTCAVATNLPRAMLSGADIIIDSFDDVLSVLGST from the coding sequence ATGAAGCGATTCAGCGCCATCATAAGCGACTTCGACGGTACGCTCGTCAATTCCGAGCCGTGCCATATCCATGCATGGGAAAAGACCATACGCGATACCGGCGTTACGGAAGAGGTCGATTATGCCGCGTTCATCGGCGTTCCCGATGCGGATGAGGCGCGCGAGCTCATCGAGCGGTTCTCGCTGCCGTTCACCGTCGATGCATTCCTCGACCGCCACCGCCGCGATCTCGCACTCTTCTATGAAAAGATAGTCCCGTTCCCCCGCGTTATCGATACGCTCTCGCGGTTGGAGTCCATGGGAATTCCTGTTGCCTGTGCGTCGAACAGCGAACGCTCGTTCGTCGCCGATGTCGCGAGGCGCACCGGCATCGATCCCTTCGTCACGTTCTACGTCACGGGCGATGATGTAAAAGCGCTCAAACCCGCACCCGATATATATCAGCGCGCATGCGAGATGCTGTCGCTGCCGCCCGTTCGATGTATCGCTGTCGAGGATTCCATCGCCGGGATTATTGCGGCGAAAGCGGCGGGGGTGTACACGTGTGCTGTCGCGACAAACCTCCCGCGTGCAATGCTCAGTGGTGCGGATATCATCATCGATTCGTTCGATGATGTTCTATCGGTTTTGGGGAGCACGTGA
- a CDS encoding tetratricopeptide repeat protein: MRYIGALIIALVMPAALCADEIDDARKLLAAGKTNEASIAMRRFLVRNPVDVRRADAAFILAETEQEYFPAILAYRSVYDGYPDYARRDEVSYRIGVLYRLHGNHTEASRWFTVTASFTNSSYRTRSLLASAAAETARESYDTALAAYEAIVREYEGVRDAAYYEAAAGMGHALFGQSRFDRAREKYLEVVRANAPIADRPFVIYRIALCHENMGELDRAAEEYRSVVSGYPSSYAATLARQRIKQLPAQKAAVPTNTASVKETATNIPATNAAVQSTNVPQRPYATYQTGLFQKEASAVTLRDFIRSMGYAAYIVKDTKNNAEIFRVRIDVPDERAMNAMKGSLTRENIPFFKTGK; encoded by the coding sequence ATGAGATACATCGGTGCGCTCATCATCGCCCTCGTGATGCCCGCCGCTCTTTGTGCGGATGAGATCGATGACGCACGGAAACTTCTCGCCGCCGGGAAAACGAACGAGGCGTCGATAGCGATGCGCCGCTTTCTCGTACGCAATCCCGTCGATGTTCGCCGGGCGGATGCCGCCTTCATACTCGCGGAAACGGAACAGGAATATTTTCCCGCAATACTCGCCTATCGCTCCGTGTACGACGGCTATCCGGACTATGCGCGCCGCGATGAGGTGAGCTATCGCATCGGCGTGCTCTATCGGCTCCATGGGAACCATACCGAGGCATCGCGATGGTTCACGGTAACGGCGTCGTTCACCAATTCCTCGTACCGCACGCGATCGCTCCTCGCCTCCGCCGCGGCGGAAACGGCGCGCGAGTCGTACGACACGGCGTTAGCCGCCTATGAGGCCATTGTCCGGGAATACGAGGGCGTCCGCGATGCAGCGTATTACGAAGCGGCGGCCGGCATGGGGCACGCGCTCTTCGGGCAATCGCGATTCGACCGCGCACGGGAGAAATATCTTGAGGTGGTACGCGCCAACGCCCCCATCGCCGACCGCCCGTTCGTCATCTACCGCATCGCGCTCTGCCACGAGAACATGGGCGAGCTTGACCGCGCTGCCGAGGAATATCGCTCGGTCGTTTCGGGGTATCCCTCATCGTATGCGGCTACGCTCGCGCGTCAGCGCATCAAGCAGCTCCCCGCGCAGAAGGCCGCCGTACCGACGAATACCGCTTCGGTGAAGGAGACCGCGACGAACATACCGGCGACGAATGCCGCTGTTCAGTCAACGAATGTGCCGCAGCGTCCATACGCGACCTATCAGACGGGGCTGTTCCAGAAAGAGGCATCGGCGGTGACCCTCCGCGACTTCATACGGTCGATGGGGTATGCGGCGTATATCGTAAAGGACACGAAGAACAACGCGGAGATATTCCGCGTGCGCATCGATGTGCCCGACGAACGGGCGATGAACGCCATGAAGGGATCGCTTACCCGCGAGAACATACCGTTCTTCAAGACAGGAAAATAG